A region of the Meles meles chromosome 18, mMelMel3.1 paternal haplotype, whole genome shotgun sequence genome:
ttttaattttttaaaaacaaaaaacacaacacaacatcCAATTATTTTTACCATCTACAATTCAGTTATATCCAAACATTCTACGACCAAACAGAATCCCCTGGCCAGAAGCAGGGGCTGAGGACAAGACGCTGAAGACACACGAAGGTGAATGCTAGAGGTGACAGTCCCAGCTGCAGGTCACAGTCTTCCAACACGCACAGGCACCTTCTGGCTCAGTTTGTTCACGTGTTTTATAGGAAGCTCTTTTAACTTCATCCCAGACACCAGATTTCTTCAATGATGCACAGCTCCACATTTGTGTTTCCATCCAATTGACGGGAATAAAaagcaatttttgtttttgtcttgttttggtagcGCGCAGAGGTAAAACTATCCGCCAGATTCCTTTAGTAATAAATGAGGAAAGGAGTGGTAAGAAAAGATCTgggctgtgctgggtgctggTTTCTACTTGTCTCTTTAATGTTGACTTCTGAAGTGTTAAATCACACTCATGCCACTACAATGATTAGTAATAGTAATCTTTTTGcagataataaaaaggaaaaatatccaatggacaTAAAAATGGTCAAAAAGATTTTACTGCAGGTcagttttttcccccccagagAAGATACAAAATGAACATCTAATTGGGATGTAACTCCGTTAGACAATCCAATTCACCCAGTTGCGTGTTTGCCATAGAAGTAAGTTTGATTAGTAATGTTATAGCAGTAACCAGATGTGTTAATGGCAGCTTATTTGAGGTCCATCAATCCTTGGAATACGTGTAGGGAAGCATGGCTGTCGTTCTCTGACTGCCCACATCTGAACACATTCAGCTACCATGGAAActacaaaggaaggaaaaatatatttattccaagATTCATGTACTGGGATTTTTTCAGCGCCCTTTCTTCTGTAAAGCCCTGGAGTGGTGATAATGTGCTAGGGACTGCTGTGTTTCCCGGCATGAGCTCCCATCCTCTGAGGGTCCTGAGAAGGATAGTGGATTGGTCCTGGAGCCCTCATGAAAGGAGGGGGTGGTCCCATTGGGTGGAACATGTGTGGCCCAaaacctgggggagggggcggggcaatACCAGGAGGCGGGGGCAGTGCGATGTTCACTACAGCTGGAGGTCCACTGGGGAGGAGGTTGAAGTAGTTGGCAGAAGCTTCTTCTTCtgctgcaggaggaggaggaagagctccAGGCAGTCCTGGAACAGGCTCAAGCTTGATTCTGGAGTCTGTGGTTCcgtccttctcttttccttttcctctggctGCTTGGGACCTTCCCCATTTCACATTGAGTCTGCGGCCATTGACAATCAACTTATTAAAGGACTTCTCTGCAGCCACCTCTGCAGCCTGCCTTGTGGCAAACTGGATGAACGCACACTGCTGTCTCTGCACAACAGTGATTGTCCGGATTTCCCCAAACTGGTAGAAGTGGTTTCTCAGATCAGTCTCAGTAATGGTGTCGCCCAGGCCACCAACATACAACGTGGTGATAGTCTTGTCCTCTGGTGGGTCCAGGCGAGGCATTGTTGAAGCCCTCTTTAGAAGCTTATCTGCCACAGGATCATTGATTCCATAATATCGGTCTTTAATGTTCTGATCAGCAAGGGGGTCATCTGGATCTGTTGGCTTCTCATGTCTGTATGGGCACTCCTCTCCTCTTTTACATTCTCCTTTCACCCAGAAGGAGCAAATGTGGGGTCGATTCCTCTTGTAGTAGGGTGTGGTCCGGGCCAGCTTGAGCAACATGTCACTGGTGGAGGTGGCTTTCCCCAACATGCCAACTGGCCACGTTCCATCAGAGTTGGAAATTTCTCTCTCCATATTCTGCGTGTAGTACTCTTTGTTAACATCTGACTTTGGCATGTCATCCTTAAAAGATAATCCTGCATCACGAACCTGGATGGGCAGGCCATACTCCAGATCCAAGAGGCAGGTCTGACAGACATTCTTCAATTTACTGCAGGTCTGGCACACTTCAGTTTTCTTGAAACGCATACGGACCCCGGGGCACCAGCGAAACACTGTGAATGGCCTGGCACAGATTTTACATTCCTTCCCATACTTTTCTTTGGTCATTCGGATATACGGATTTTCTCCGAGACACGTCTGGCACAGAATGGGGAAGTCCACATCCTCTCAGTTCTGCCTGTTGTAGGTGTTGGAACCCAGAGAGGTCGCCATCTTGAGAGCGTCTCGGCACTGTTGACTTTTCACTCATTCTTCTAACTACTTCGTATGTTTTATTAACACTCTCTCCCAATTCACCTTTCTGACCCTTCTCAGGTTCTTGAATAGACTTGGCTTTTTTCACATGCCTCTGAATTGTTGATTTTCTGCAAAACTTCCTGGCTGTAGCCTTCTTCTCTTGGGCTACATCCTCTCTTTTGATCTGCCTTAATTAACAACACTGCCTTTCCTCTGGTCTCCTCAGCCAGAAGTATGGGTGTTATGCAAgagtcctctctcctccccacctcacaCCTAATTAGGTATGTTTATTGATGCTATAccctaatacatttttaaaagattttatttatttattagagagagagaaagaatgagtggggagaaggggaaagaggaagagggaggagcaggctccctgctgagcagggagcccattgtggggctctgcccgaggatcctgggatcatgacctgagccaaaggcagacacttaacgaactcAGCCATCCATgttcagtaattctttttttttttttttaaagattttatcagtAATTCTTGAATTCATGCCCTTCTTTCCATTGCTACTGCCATTgttcttgcttttattatttgGATTATGGCAGTGGTATTTTAGCTCTTCTCCAATCTCTTTCCCCTGTCAGTATAATAAGCTCCACATGGCCATTGGAATCTTTCTCAATGGTAAACTGACCATCTCATAGCTTTACTTAAGTTGGTCCCTTTTACCAGTAGTATATTTTGGTGTCTAGCTAAATATCATGCCGGGTACTTAACAATATTTCCAGTACAAagaattttcatcattactatgGTGGGCTTGTTGAGATCCATAAGGGTTAATAATGTCTCAGATTTGTTTGAACTGGGTTTCAAAGGAATGAAGAGAAAACTGGCAAGCAACAGAGGTAAGTACATATATGTAGCAGGAACACTAGTGATGGTAGGGTTGGCAACATGTGCAAAGCTGCCAGACTGAGACATCTAGCATGTTCAGGCGATTGTAGGTCATTGAGTATTACCAGAATGTAACAGACAGGGTGTTGAGTGTCATGGAAGAAGAGGCAGGTAAGAAAAAGGTGAGATCATTAAGCATCCTGCCTGTATTTAGATTTGGCTGTGCAACAGAGTCATCTGTGGAGCTTTAAAAAGACCTGTCCCGGACTGCATAAATGACAGTTTCTGGTCACAGAGCTCAACAGTCTACATGCTAATACTTTCCAGGTGAATCTGATATGAAACCTGAGCTGAGAACCACTTTCTCAgagtttagaacagtgcctggcatatagcgtatgcttagtaaatgtttgttgcttTGAAATTAAAGTCGTGCAGGTAGATTAGATCACTGTGAGGGAGAGTTTATAGGTAGAAGGGAAATGTGTCTTATGGAAAGGTCTGGTTTGAGATGGAAGGAAACGGAAAAAAGAAGACCGGAAATGATCTGTAAGCTGGAAGGAACATCCAGGAAAACCAAGGAAAAGATCATTTTCAGGTGGAAGATGTAACCTACAGTGTTGCAAGAGTTTAAGAGATAAAAAACTGAGCAAAAGCCCTGGAGTTAGTACACAAGAGGATCTTGGGGTGAACAGCTTTAGTAGATGGCAAGAGATTAAGTCGGGAATAAATGGTGTAGGAATAGTAATGTCAACAGTGTGTACCCTTCTAAGAAGTTGAtggcaaggaagaaaataaagcagttaCTTGAGAGCATAGTAGGTTTTCTCTCTTGTCCTCCCCTGCTATGTTTTCTCATTGGAATGTCCTTGCCCTGACTGTTGAAATTCCATTCATCCTTTCAGGTCATCACTTTTAAGAATCCTTCTTGAATGCAGTCTGTGCTGTGAAATTTTCCTTACTCcttcctctattttgtttttctcttctggttATTTGGCCTTTCATTTTTCACAGCAACAATTACATTCTTTCTCCATTGTTCTCAAACCATAAGTCCCCCTTAAGTTAGCCCCTGTCCCTTCTAGACATACTTTGAATTTTTAACTTTGTGTCCTATTTTATAACTTTCTGTCACACCAGAAATTCTTCCTTCCAACACCTAATTTCAAATTTACTTGTATATTCACTCATATTCTCATGTTTCCTTCTTGTTAAAAGGACGTCTCAGGATCCTCCCTCCTTTGGTCATTCTCTTCTTCTTTAcatcttaaatatctttttttctactGAATCATTCCCATTGGCATTCAGGCATTCTCTGACTCCCGTCTTTATAAAATCCTTCTTTGATAGCCACACTCTCTTTGGACACTGCTCTAATTGCCCCATGTCATGGCCAACATTTTTGGAAGAGTTCCTAGGAACTTCCTTGTCTCGTCTCCCATTCCTTCTTCAAGCTGCACTAGTCTGTACTCTGCTCCTGAAACAGCTCACACTAAAAATCATCGGTGACTATTATATTGCTAAATTCAGTGGGTACTTCTCAGTTCTCATCCTTTCAGTCCTCTCAATAGCTCTATACAGGTGATTACTTTTTCCTTGAAACACACTCCTTCTCTTTTCTGCTGAAGACCATGCTTTTTTATCTTTCCTCCTATGTCCCCGGTACTCTCTCTAATCTCCTTTGCaagctcttcctttttcttttttaagattttatttatttatttggcagagagggagagagggagagcacaagcaggggagcagcaggcagagagagaagcagtctccccactgagcaaggagcccagttgggacttaatcccaggactctagaatcaggaactgagccaaaagcagatgtttaacggactgagccacccaggtgtccagggctcttcctttttcatgtttattcCTATAGTTAGTCCTGCTTGGTCTTGgaccttcttttccttttacttgGTATACATTTTCTTCCTATACAATCTCTTCCCTTTGCTATTGTATATATGCCAGTGACTCCCATGATTTATGATATCCATCCCATATGTTCAACTGTATATGTGAAGTCTTTACTAGAATGTGAATCGACCCGAACTCTTTCTTTCAAAGTATGCTTTATGtgcagtgtggggtttgaactcacgaccccaagatcaaaagttgtgTGCTGtattgactaagccagccaggcaccccttagacCTGAATTCTTGATTTCTCCCAGTCTCAATAAATTTGATCCTTCTGTAATCTTCCCCATCTTACTTACAAATATTGCCTCTGGTTACTCTACTTAAGTCAGAAACCTGGGGAATTGCCCTTCAGTTCTTTTGATTCTGTGTCTAATATTTACTTCAATACATTCACTTTTCATCACCTTAGTTTAAGCCTTAGCCCGTCAACTCTTGTTTGGACTACTAGAATGCTTGCTTAGCTGGGTTCTCTGCCTCCTGATTTCCCATTGTTGCACTCAGCAGAAGATACTGGAATTCTTAGCTTGACTTCCTGGGGCCCTGAATGATCTGACTTGTCAGCTTCATTGTATCGACAGTTCTTCACCCATACTGGTCTTTCAGTTCCTCTGGTGTGGCAGTCTTTCCTGTCTGAGGGCCACACATGCTTATTCTTCTACCTGGATTCTCTTTTACTCTCCCAGTGATTACTTGAGAcacccccccacctttttttttaaagcttcagattaaatatcacttcctcagagaggACTGCTTTTATTATTCATActctttctgttcttctttcAAAGGACTTATCACAATTTGTAATATTTTCATTGGCATATTTATTTGATTGCTTGTCTCTATCACACTGTAACtaaaatgaaggcagagatcatATGCATTTTGTTTGGAGTTGTATACCCAGCACTTTCTATAGCATATAGCATTGTTGAATACGAGGGAGAGATAGTAAGATTGGCCAGGGGCAGTCACAACGgtaatggtattttatttttattttattttatttttaaattttattcatttatttgacagagagagagatcacaagtaggcagagaagcaggcacagagagggggggaagcaggctccctgctgagcagagaacccaatgcggggctggaccccaggaccctgagaccatgacagaggcttaacccacttaacccaaggcagagtcttaacccactgagccacccaggcacccggtaaTAGTATTTTAAATCATGTATATGTAGTCAATCTTTTTAGTAGATTAAGATAATtcagatttctgtttcttctgggtggaacagaaaattttttttttaattttaattttttttattgtttaatttatttatttttcagaaaattatttttgaaaggatTTATCAACTGactctaaattttcaaatttattggcataaactTCGTAGTGAGTTCCCTCTTCATCATTCCTGATACTTAGCTAGCAttttctcttactctttttttttttttaagattttatttatttatttgagagtgagagagtacaagcggggtggcgggggtgggccacagagggaaagggagaagcagcctgacatgggctccatcccagtaccctgggatcttgacctgagcagaaggcaggtgcttaactgactgacacCCCAGGCTCTCTGCATTTTCTTGTACTCTTAGTCTTAATAgaagtttattaatttaattggccttttcaaagaaccaactttcttttctattttttaattgtacatttgttttctctttcacagATATCTGCTATTCCcctttattctcttctttatactttcttcaggtttaatttgtttttttctagtcttttgaCATAGGTGATTttcagccctttttttttttaatttttatttatttattttttcagcgtaacagtattcattgtttttgcacaacacccagtgctccatgcaatacgtgccctccctattacccaccacctggttcctccaacctcccacctccgccccttcaaaaccctcaggttgtttttcagagtccatagtctcttatggttcgcctccccttccaatttccctcaacttccttctcctctccatctcccaatgtcctccatgtcatttgttatgctccacaaataagtgaaaccatatgatacttgactcttctctgcttgacttatttcactcagcataatcacttccagtcccgtccatgttgctacaaaagttgggtattcatcctttctttctttttttttttttttaaataaacatataatgtatttttatccccaggggtacaggtctgtgaatcgccaggtttacacacttcacagcactcaaccatagcacataccctccccaatgtccataaccccttccccctctcccaaccccacctcccccccagcaacccccagtttgttttgtgagattaagagtcatttatggtttgtctccctcccaatcctatcttatttcatttattcttctcctatccccctaacccccccatgttgcatctccacgtcctcatatcagggagatcataggatagttgtctttctccgattgacttatttcactaagcgtgataccctctagttccatccacgtcgtcgcaaattcAGCCCTTTCTTTTCTAAGCTATGTACTAATGATTACAAATTTCCTCGAAGCTCATCTTTAgctatatctcacatcttttttcaacattttattatgaacaaTTTTAAGCATATAGTATAGTTGAGAGCATTTTACAGAGAACGCCTAGATTTTACTCATCACCTAGATTCCACCATTAACATTTTctacttgttttattatttatctatccatttctgtatctctgtatccattcatcagttcatCTTATTATATcccctaagttttttttttttttaaagattttatttatttacttaagacagagagagagagaaagagcatgagatgggggagggtcagagggagtagtagactccccgctgagcaggaagcctgtacCCAGGACtcttcctgggactccaggatcatgatctgagccgaaggcaatcacttgaccaattgagccacccaggagccctaaatCCCCCAAGTTTTGATGTGACATATCTTTATTATCATTCAgtttaagatattttcttttttggggcgcctgggtggctcagtggattaagccactgccttcggctcaggtcatgatctcagggttctgggatcgagccccgcatcgggctctctgctctgcagggagcctgcttcctcctctctctctgcctgcctctctgcctacttgtgatctctctctctgtcaaataaataaataaaatctttaaaaaaaaaaaaaagatattttcttttttttaaaaaatattttatttatttatttgtcagagagagagagcaagaacaggcagacagagaggcaggcagaggtagagggagaagcagactccctgctgagcaaggagcccgatgtgggacttgattccaggacgctgggatcatgacctgagctaaaggcagccgcttaaccaactgagccacccaggagtctcgatattttcttattttcattgtgattatgttttgattttttgagatacaattgacatataacattgtattggTTTTTGGTATACAGcataaaaatttcatatttatatattacatatttatatacatatgtaaaacttatataatgaaataattaccaaaataagtttagttaagatccatcaccacacacagttagaattttttttttcttcttctgatgaAAATTTAAATCTACTCTCTCAGCggctttcaaatatacagtaatACACTATTTGTTAACCATGGTAACCATCCTGTACATCATATCCCtaggacttatttatcttataattggaactttgtaccttttgaccgCCTCCACCCATTTTGCTCAacttcattgtgatttttttttttttttgaccccaAATTATCTCGAAATGGAGTCCTTAATTTCAAGACACTGGCTATATAGTGAAACCACTTGgacatattttaatatctttgtcgttgatttttaatttaatccatTGTATTCAGAGGATATACTCTAGGTGATTTCAAATCTTTGAAGTTTGTTGATACTTTATGGACTCACATATGGTCAAATTTTTTCTTAATCAGTttctgttgtatttatttatattcatttttatataagcTCTatgccaacatggggcttgaattcacaaccctgagatcaagagtcacatgctctcccgactgagctagccaggcccCATAGCATATGGTCAGTTttcataaagttgttttttttttttttttttttttttttagttttgataaaGTTTTATAGCACTTGCAAAGTATGTGTATTTTGTGGTTGTTATAGAACTCTCTATATGTCATTTAGTTTTTCAATTGTTTTTCCTCAGTATCTTTGACTTTTTCCCCCCTGTTTGTTGTCACTTGGTAAAACGAGAATAAAATATCTTACTTCTAGAATCTtgtaaatcagtaagaaaaaggtattttaatgtcttctttttaatGGAACTATAGTTGATGTACAGTATTAATTAGTTTTAgatgtgcaacatagtgattcagtgtttatatatattatgaaatgaacaccaccataagtctagttaccatctatcATACAAAGTAATTACAGattattgactctattccctatgcatccctatgacttatttattttgtaactgtaAGTTTGTAACTCTTAATCTCCTTGCACTTATTTTGCCCTTCCCACCAATCTCATCCCCTCTGGccaccaccagtttgttttctgcatttatgagtttgttctgttttgtttgttttgtttcttagattccacatataagataagatatttgtctttttctgtctgacttatttcacttaccataatgccttctaggtccatccatgtcattgcaattggcatgagtttattcttttttatggctgagtaatattccattgccaatgtatatcacatcttctttattcattcttttgtc
Encoded here:
- the LOC123929609 gene encoding pre-mRNA-splicing factor RBM22-like, translated to MTKEKYGKECKICARPFTVFRWCPGVRMRFKKTEVCQTCSKLKNVCQTCLLDLEYGLPIQVRDAGLSFKDDMPKSDVNKEYYTQNMEREISNSDGTWPVGMLGKATSTSDMLLKLARTTPYYKRNRPHICSFWVKGECKRGEECPYRHEKPTDPDDPLADQNIKDRYYGINDPVADKLLKRASTMPRLDPPEDKTITTLYVGGLGDTITETDLRNHFYQFGEIRTITVVQRQQCAFIQFATRQAAEVAAEKSFNKLIVNGRRLNVKWGRSQAARGKGKEKDGTTDSRIKLEPVPGLPGALPPPPAAEEEASANYFNLLPSGPPAVVNIALPPPPGIAPPPPPGFGPHMFHPMGPPPPFMRAPGPIHYPSQDPQRMGAHAGKHSSP